TCGAAGCAAGAATGGTCCAAGACCCTGATCAATTGAAAATGGCCCTCGAAAGTTTATCCATGGCAGGTTATGATGAGGCTTTTATCAATGAAGTGAAACCGATATTTGTTTCGCGTATGCCGAAGCGTTCGATCAAAGGGCAGATTCATGAAGAAACTCTCCGTCGACATCGGGATATAATGATCGTGGATTTATGCGCGTCGTTACAAAAACACCACTGGAAAGTATACCATTTAAGAAAAACGGTGACTTTCCAATGTATGGTAAAGAATCAGACCCAATGACATACCAAGCGATAAAAGAAAGATTCCTGGAATATGACGGTAAAAAAGACAAAGCATTTAAAGAGCCGCTATATAAACCATCCAAGGATATGGAGAAAGCCCTATTATTCGCAGTGTGAAAATAGAGGATACGACCAACCGAGCTTTTGAACTGGATAACAACACTGTAGCGGCAAATGGAAGTATTGCAAGGACAGAAGTATTCAGACATAAAGAAACCAGGAAGTTTTATTTGGCACCGGTTTATGTAAGTGAGGTTATGGCTGGAGTGAGGCCGAGTAAGTTCATTACAGCTAACAAGCCCTTTGATAAATGGATAAACATCACAGAAGAATACGAGTTCTTATATAGTCTCTTTCCAAATGATATAATCAAGATAAAAATGCCTCGAGAAAAAACATCTAAGACTCATACAAAAGAACAGTTTACTTGGACAGAAGGAATTTTTTACTATAAAGGCGTTGATACGGGCACAGCTGCAATTAAAATAATTGATCATAAAGATAGTTTTGAAGATAGGGTAGGTACGAATGGGCTTAAACTTTTTGATAAATTTCAAGTCGACCCTTTAGGAAACCTAACCAAAGTGAATAAGGAAAAAAGTTATGTCGTATAGGCATATCGTTATTCGAAACCCCGCAAAATTGTCCACCAGACATGAGCAATTGGTGATAAAGCAAGATGAGCAAGTGACGATCCCTTTAGAGGATATATGTACCATCACATTAGAAGATCCTGCAATAACCATAACAAATGCTCTACTTAGCAAATGTACCGAGTATCATGTGGAAATGATTGTTTGCGACCGTAAAAGAATGCCGAGTGGAATTGTACAGCCGTTCCACCGGCATTCTAGGCAAAAAACCGTGATGGACATGCAATTGAAATTAAGCAAGCCATTTAAAAAACGGACATGGCAAAAAATTGTTATCTCTAAACTGGAAAATCAAGCACGCTGTCTGGAACTGCATCATAAAGGGGATGAAGCTCAAAGACTGTACACCATCAGCCGCTCGGTTGAATCAGGTGACCGATCCAATAGAGAGGCGTATGGCGCTAAGATTTACTTCGAAGCGCTTTTCGGAAAAGGATTTCAAAGGCGAGAAGAGAACGTTTATAACATTAGCATGAATTATGGGTACAGCATTATTCGCTCACTAGTTGCCCGCTCCCTGATAAGGTATGGTTTCACACCAAGTTATGGGGTGTTTCATGACAGTCAAACAAATGCATTTAACCTGGCCGATGATTTTATGGAGGTGTTGCGGCCTTTCGTTGATGCTGTGATTGTGGAACATGTAGATGCCGATTCAGTATGGTCCTCACAGATTCGAAAGAAACTTTTTGAAGTACTTGAAATTGAAGCAGCAT
This sequence is a window from Lentibacillus sp. JNUCC-1. Protein-coding genes within it:
- the cas1 gene encoding type II CRISPR-associated endonuclease Cas1, with product MSYRHIVIRNPAKLSTRHEQLVIKQDEQVTIPLEDICTITLEDPAITITNALLSKCTEYHVEMIVCDRKRMPSGIVQPFHRHSRQKTVMDMQLKLSKPFKKRTWQKIVISKLENQARCLELHHKGDEAQRLYTISRSVESGDRSNREAYGAKIYFEALFGKGFQRREENVYNISMNYGYSIIRSLVARSLIRYGFTPSYGVFHDSQTNAFNLADDFMEVLRPFVDAVIVEHVDADSVWSSQIRKKLFEVLEIEAAWSNDRLNITHGVDNMVKSFVSACRQQDANLLTLPELINLNVHQYE